In one window of Campylobacter hepaticus DNA:
- the gmhA gene encoding D-sedoheptulose 7-phosphate isomerase produces MIDLVEKEWQEHKKIVEASEILKGQIAKVADLLCENLKQDRRIFICGNGGSAADSQHFAAELSGRYKKERKALSGIALTTDTSALTAIGNDYGFEFVFSRQIEALARENDVLIGISTSGKSPNVLEAFKKAKEFNMLCIGLSGKGGGMMNKLCDYNLVVPSSDTARIQEMHILIIHTLCQIIDEGF; encoded by the coding sequence ATGATAGATTTAGTAGAAAAAGAATGGCAAGAGCATAAAAAGATTGTGGAAGCAAGTGAAATTTTAAAAGGACAAATTGCTAAAGTAGCAGATCTTTTATGTGAGAATTTAAAACAAGATAGAAGAATTTTCATTTGTGGAAATGGTGGAAGTGCTGCTGATTCGCAACATTTTGCTGCTGAATTAAGTGGACGTTATAAAAAAGAGCGTAAAGCTTTATCAGGGATTGCTTTAACAACTGATACTTCGGCTTTAACTGCTATAGGAAATGATTATGGTTTTGAATTTGTTTTTTCAAGACAAATTGAAGCTTTAGCAAGAGAAAATGATGTTTTAATAGGTATTTCAACTAGTGGAAAAAGTCCAAATGTTTTAGAAGCTTTTAAAAAAGCTAAAGAATTTAATATGCTTTGTATAGGACTTAGTGGAAAAGGTGGAGGAATGATGAATAAGCTTTGTGATTATAATCTTGTTGTGCCAAGTAGTGATACAGCAAGAATTCAAGAAATGCATATTTTAATCATACATACTCTTTGTCAAATAATTGATGAGGGATTTTAA
- a CDS encoding cytidylyltransferase domain-containing protein, producing the protein MTLAIIPARGGSKSIKNKNLVLLNHKPLIYYTIKAAQKAKCIDKIVVSSDSEKILQYAKTHNIECLKRPDNLAKDNTTSQTVLLHALNFYKNYKNVILLQPTSPLRNNIHIDEAFKLYKESKADALISVYKYDNKILKAFICDKNNNLQGICNDNYPFMPRQKLPKTYMSNGAIYILNIKKFCQKPSFLQKNTKYFLMDEITSLDIDNLTDLKKAEQILNHF; encoded by the coding sequence ATGACCTTAGCTATTATTCCTGCTCGTGGTGGCTCAAAAAGCATTAAAAATAAAAATTTAGTTTTATTAAACCATAAACCCCTAATTTACTACACCATAAAAGCAGCACAAAAAGCTAAATGTATTGATAAAATAGTCGTAAGTAGTGATAGTGAAAAAATTTTACAATACGCTAAAACTCATAATATTGAGTGCTTAAAACGTCCTGATAACTTAGCCAAAGACAACACTACAAGCCAAACAGTACTTTTGCATGCTTTAAATTTTTACAAAAATTATAAAAATGTAATTTTACTTCAACCAACTTCACCTTTAAGAAACAATATCCATATTGATGAAGCTTTCAAACTCTACAAAGAAAGTAAAGCAGACGCTTTAATTAGTGTATATAAATATGATAATAAAATTTTAAAAGCCTTCATTTGCGATAAAAACAATAATCTACAAGGTATTTGCAATGATAATTATCCTTTCATGCCTAGACAAAAACTGCCTAAAACTTACATGAGTAATGGCGCTATTTATATTTTAAATATAAAAAAATTTTGTCAAAAACCTAGTTTTTTACAAAAAAATACAAAATATTTTTTAATGGATGAAATAACAAGTTTAGATATAGACAATTTAACAGATTTAAAAAAAGCAGAACAAATTTTAAACCATTTTTAA
- the neuC gene encoding UDP-N-acetylglucosamine 2-epimerase gives MKKILFITGTRADYSKIRSLMQKVACSNEFELFIFATGMHLSKNFGYTVKEIYKNGFKNIYEFINYDKYYQTDKALAATIDGFSRYVNEINPDLIVVHGDRIEPLAAAIVGALNNILVAHIEGGEISGTIDNSLRHAISKLAHIHLVNDEFAKKRLLQLGEDEKSIFIIGSPDLELLNSNKISLDEAKKYYDIPFQDYALLMFHPVTTEITSIKAQTDNLVNALKLSNKNYIVIYPNNDLGFELILQSYEELKNDSRFKIFPSLRFEYFISFLKHADFIIGNSSCILKEALYLKTPGILVGTRQNGRLGTQNILKTNANTQEILNAINSIHKKQDLFDFKLEVLDSSKLFFKYLQSGVFFKLNKQKIFKDI, from the coding sequence GTGAAAAAAATTCTGTTTATAACAGGTACTAGGGCTGATTATTCTAAAATTAGATCTTTAATGCAAAAAGTTGCTTGTTCAAACGAATTTGAACTTTTTATTTTTGCAACAGGAATGCATCTGAGTAAAAATTTTGGCTATACAGTTAAAGAAATTTACAAAAATGGCTTTAAAAATATTTACGAATTCATAAATTATGATAAATACTATCAAACTGATAAAGCTTTAGCTGCTACAATAGATGGCTTTTCAAGATATGTAAATGAAATCAACCCTGATTTAATCGTAGTGCATGGAGACAGGATTGAACCTTTAGCCGCTGCTATTGTAGGAGCTTTAAATAATATTTTAGTAGCACATATTGAAGGAGGTGAAATTTCAGGTACTATTGATAATAGTTTACGTCATGCCATATCAAAACTCGCTCATATTCATTTAGTAAATGATGAATTTGCAAAAAAACGCTTATTGCAACTTGGAGAAGATGAAAAATCTATCTTTATCATAGGATCTCCTGATTTAGAACTTTTAAATAGCAATAAAATTTCACTCGATGAAGCAAAAAAATACTACGACATTCCATTTCAAGATTATGCTTTACTTATGTTTCATCCTGTTACAACTGAAATTACAAGCATCAAAGCACAAACTGATAATTTGGTAAATGCTTTAAAATTAAGCAATAAAAACTATATTGTAATCTATCCTAATAATGATTTAGGTTTTGAATTGATCTTACAAAGCTATGAAGAACTTAAAAATGATTCTAGATTTAAAATTTTTCCATCTTTACGTTTTGAATATTTTATAAGTTTTTTAAAGCACGCTGATTTTATCATTGGCAATTCAAGTTGCATTTTAAAAGAAGCTTTATATTTAAAAACCCCAGGAATATTAGTTGGCACAAGACAAAATGGAAGATTAGGTACTCAAAACATACTCAAAACCAATGCTAATACCCAAGAAATTCTTAATGCAATCAATAGCATTCATAAAAAACAAGATTTGTTCGATTTTAAATTAGAAGTCTTAGATAGTTCAAAATTGTTTTTTAAATACCTACAAAGTGGAGTATTTTTTAAACTTAATAAACAAAAGATTTTTAAAGATATATAA
- a CDS encoding N-acetylneuraminate synthase family protein yields the protein MKEITIQNITINEQNPPLVVPEIGINHNGSLELAKIMVDAAFSAGAKIIKHQTHIIEDEMSKAAKNVIPGNAKISIYEIMQKCALNYKDELALKEYTEKLGLVYLSTPFSRAGANRLQDLGVSAFKIGSGECNNYPLIKHIAAFKKPMIISTGMNSIQSIKPTVKILLDYEIPFILMHTTNLYPTPHHLVRLHAMLELKKEFSCMVGLSDHTTDNLACLGATALGACILERHFTDSMHRSGPDIICSMDTQALKELIQQSEQMAIMRGLNAKKQASKEEQVTIDFAFASVVSIKDIKKGEILSMDNIWVKRPGLGGISASEFENILNKRALKDIANDTQLQYEDFE from the coding sequence ATGAAAGAAATAACAATACAAAATATTACGATAAATGAACAAAATCCACCTTTAGTAGTACCTGAAATTGGAATCAATCATAATGGCAGTTTAGAACTTGCTAAAATCATGGTAGATGCAGCTTTTAGCGCTGGAGCAAAAATCATTAAACATCAAACTCATATTATTGAAGATGAAATGAGCAAGGCTGCAAAAAATGTCATACCAGGAAATGCTAAAATAAGTATTTATGAGATTATGCAAAAATGTGCTCTAAATTATAAAGACGAATTAGCCCTAAAAGAGTATACTGAAAAATTAGGACTTGTATATTTAAGCACTCCTTTTTCTCGTGCAGGCGCAAACAGACTTCAAGATTTAGGAGTAAGTGCTTTTAAAATAGGATCAGGAGAGTGCAATAATTATCCTCTTATTAAGCATATTGCAGCTTTTAAAAAACCTATGATCATAAGCACAGGGATGAATAGTATACAAAGTATAAAACCTACAGTAAAAATATTATTAGACTATGAAATTCCTTTTATTTTAATGCATACAACCAATCTTTATCCAACACCTCATCACTTAGTAAGACTACATGCCATGCTTGAACTTAAAAAAGAATTTTCTTGCATGGTTGGATTAAGCGATCACACTACTGATAATCTTGCATGCTTAGGAGCAACAGCACTTGGAGCTTGTATACTTGAAAGACATTTTACAGACTCTATGCATAGAAGTGGACCTGATATAATTTGTTCTATGGACACACAAGCCCTAAAAGAACTTATACAGCAAAGTGAACAAATGGCAATAATGCGTGGACTCAATGCTAAAAAACAAGCAAGCAAAGAAGAACAAGTTACCATTGATTTTGCTTTTGCTAGTGTTGTAAGTATCAAAGATATTAAAAAAGGCGAAATATTATCCATGGATAATATTTGGGTTAAACGTCCAGGTCTTGGTGGAATTAGTGCAAGCGAATTTGAAAATATTTTAAATAAAAGAGCTTTAAAGGATATAGCCAATGATACACAATTACAGTATGAGGATTTTGAGTGA
- a CDS encoding alpha-2,3-sialyltransferase produces MRKAIIAGNGPSLKEIDYTKLPIDYDVFRCNQFYFEDKYYLGKNCKAVFYNPSLFFEQYYTLKHLIDKKEYKTDFIFCSTFNLVHLENENFSKIFYNYFPDAHLGYDFLKTLKEFDAYCKFHEIYLNQRITSGIYMCAIAIALGYKEIYLAGIDFYHNGSFYAFNTKQNNLIKLLPNFKNDNSHNIKHTKNMDIKALEFLEKTYEVQFYCLCPNSPLSHFIKTPPPVKNSTFKLEEKSNYIKDILIPSKEAYDIFSINFNVSKKPRLKQNIYYRLIENLLKLPSDIKHYYKSRKLK; encoded by the coding sequence GTGAGAAAAGCCATTATCGCAGGAAATGGACCTAGTTTAAAAGAAATTGATTATACCAAGCTTCCTATAGATTATGATGTTTTTAGATGCAATCAGTTTTATTTTGAAGATAAATATTATCTTGGTAAAAATTGCAAAGCAGTATTTTATAATCCTAGTCTTTTTTTTGAACAATACTATACCTTAAAACATTTAATAGATAAAAAAGAATACAAAACTGATTTTATCTTTTGTTCTACTTTTAATCTAGTTCATTTAGAAAATGAAAATTTTTCTAAAATTTTTTATAATTATTTTCCTGATGCTCATTTAGGTTATGATTTTTTAAAAACACTAAAAGAATTTGATGCTTATTGCAAATTCCATGAAATTTATTTAAATCAAAGAATTACTTCTGGTATTTATATGTGTGCCATTGCTATTGCTTTAGGATATAAAGAAATTTATTTAGCAGGGATAGATTTTTATCATAATGGTTCATTTTATGCTTTTAATACCAAACAAAATAATCTTATAAAACTATTGCCTAATTTTAAAAATGATAATTCTCATAATATTAAACACACTAAAAATATGGATATAAAAGCTTTAGAATTTTTAGAAAAAACTTATGAAGTTCAATTTTATTGTTTATGCCCTAATAGCCCTTTAAGTCATTTTATAAAAACACCCCCCCCCGTAAAAAATTCAACTTTTAAATTAGAAGAAAAATCAAACTATATTAAAGATATATTAATACCTTCTAAAGAAGCTTATGATATTTTTTCAATTAACTTTAATGTCTCTAAAAAACCTAGACTTAAACAAAATATTTATTATAGATTGATAGAAAATTTACTAAAATTACCTAGTGATATAAAACATTATTATAAATCAAGGAAATTAAAATGA
- the waaF gene encoding lipopolysaccharide heptosyltransferase II: protein MKILIHLPTWLGDAVMASSALYGILNHFKNAHFILYGSFASTALFKEFPNAQIIIENRKTRYKQALILRNQLGKIDLGISFKSAFSSKIILHIFKIQQRFFFNKYKFKEEHQVLKYLYFIENSLSCKIDSKQLQLPFKLKSKAPLVLKNGKKILGLNPGAHFGSAKRWDANYFATVALNFAKTHEILIFGAGKTEQELCDKIASILQKSNIKVKNLCNKTSIKRLCQNIAFCDIFITNDSGPMHISAAYKIKTVAIFGPTKFTQTSPWQNENAKLVHLNLDCMPCMQKICPLKHHKCMQDLKPQMVIEEVKKLISIF from the coding sequence ATGAAAATTCTTATTCATCTTCCAACTTGGCTAGGTGATGCAGTTATGGCTTCATCGGCTTTATATGGTATTTTAAATCATTTTAAAAATGCACACTTTATCCTTTATGGATCTTTTGCTTCAACAGCATTGTTTAAAGAATTTCCTAATGCACAAATTATAATAGAAAATAGAAAAACACGCTACAAACAAGCTTTAATTTTACGTAATCAACTTGGCAAAATTGATCTTGGTATTTCTTTTAAATCAGCCTTTTCTTCTAAAATCATTTTACATATTTTTAAAATACAACAAAGATTTTTTTTCAATAAATACAAATTTAAAGAAGAGCATCAAGTTTTAAAATATCTTTATTTTATAGAAAATTCACTCTCTTGTAAAATTGATTCTAAACAATTACAACTTCCTTTTAAATTAAAATCTAAAGCTCCTCTTGTATTAAAAAATGGTAAAAAAATTTTAGGTTTAAATCCAGGTGCGCATTTTGGAAGCGCGAAAAGATGGGATGCAAATTATTTTGCAACAGTAGCTTTAAATTTTGCCAAAACACATGAAATTTTAATCTTTGGCGCAGGAAAAACTGAGCAAGAACTTTGTGATAAAATTGCTAGTATTTTACAAAAATCAAATATCAAGGTTAAAAATCTTTGCAATAAAACTAGCATTAAAAGACTTTGTCAAAATATAGCTTTTTGTGATATTTTTATCACTAATGATAGCGGTCCTATGCACATTAGTGCTGCATATAAAATTAAAACCGTAGCTATTTTTGGCCCAACAAAATTTACCCAAACCTCACCCTGGCAAAATGAAAATGCTAAATTAGTACATCTTAATCTTGATTGCATGCCTTGTATGCAAAAAATTTGCCCTTTAAAACATCACAAATGTATGCAAGATTTAAAACCTCAAATGGTTATAGAAGAAGTTAAAAAATTAATTTCTATTTTTTAA
- a CDS encoding glycosyltransferase family 2 protein, which translates to MPQLSIIIPLFNSEIFIKRALQSCIDQTLKDIEIIIIDDKSEDESFKVVLEFAKKDKRIRLFKNDSNLGTFASINLGVLEVKSPFLMFLDSDDFLNLKACELALEKMNQGFDLLCFDAFVHRVKTKRFYRFKQDEIFSKEEFLEFLSRQRHFCWSVWAKCFKKDLILQSFDKINIYENLSYGEDILFSYMNFMLCKKIAVFKDCIYHYEFNINGRYENKNKAILCKNYKDKQKSKELVKKLSLVYKQDEFHKKFFQILEKEIMDLKKRIDETRN; encoded by the coding sequence ATGCCACAACTTTCTATTATTATCCCGCTATTTAATTCTGAAATTTTTATTAAAAGAGCTTTGCAAAGTTGTATTGATCAAACTTTAAAAGATATTGAAATTATCATTATCGATGATAAGAGTGAGGATGAGAGTTTTAAAGTAGTTTTAGAATTTGCTAAAAAAGATAAAAGAATAAGACTTTTTAAAAATGATAGTAATTTAGGTACTTTTGCTAGTATAAATTTAGGAGTTTTGGAAGTAAAATCACCTTTTTTGATGTTTTTAGATAGTGATGATTTTTTAAATTTAAAAGCTTGTGAATTGGCTTTAGAAAAAATGAATCAAGGTTTTGATTTATTATGCTTTGATGCTTTTGTCCATAGGGTTAAAACCAAACGTTTTTATCGTTTTAAGCAAGATGAAATTTTTTCTAAAGAAGAGTTTTTAGAATTTTTGAGTAGACAAAGACATTTTTGCTGGTCGGTTTGGGCTAAATGTTTTAAAAAAGATTTAATTTTGCAAAGTTTTGATAAAATAAATATTTATGAAAATTTAAGTTATGGAGAGGATATACTTTTTTCTTATATGAATTTTATGCTTTGTAAGAAAATAGCTGTTTTTAAAGATTGTATATATCATTATGAATTTAATATAAATGGAAGATATGAAAATAAAAATAAAGCGATTTTATGTAAAAATTACAAAGATAAACAAAAAAGTAAAGAGCTTGTCAAAAAACTTTCTTTAGTTTATAAACAAGATGAATTTCATAAAAAATTCTTTCAAATTTTAGAAAAAGAAATTATGGATTTAAAAAAGAGGATTGATGAAACAAGAAATTAG
- a CDS encoding glycosyltransferase, translating into MKQEISSFWYTPKGFKGIGVMEILSIKSFIDNGYKFILYTYNLDDKIFKKLDELFVDFELKDANEIIAFENYFSDDRSAGVAAFSDYFRFNLLYLRGGVWADLDMICLNHIDLNQEYIFSQEVDEDETKARITTSFLKFPKGSKFGKNLIDEAKKIINHKKCIKWGLIGPNFLAKEVQKYDFEEFIWDYKKTCQISWCKAKDFVKKSEFDTSQAFLHLYSEMWKFFKLNKNCFYENSIYGKLLKKHEIKDLTIKLGLVFSFKDKYCKIFFIFYSLKGYIKNLKRIFIKK; encoded by the coding sequence ATGAAACAAGAAATTAGTAGTTTTTGGTACACGCCTAAAGGCTTTAAAGGTATAGGTGTGATGGAAATTTTATCTATTAAATCTTTTATAGATAATGGTTATAAATTTATTTTATACACTTACAATTTAGATGATAAAATTTTTAAAAAACTAGATGAATTATTTGTTGATTTTGAATTAAAAGATGCTAATGAAATCATAGCTTTTGAAAATTATTTTAGCGATGATAGAAGTGCTGGTGTTGCTGCTTTTTCAGATTATTTTAGATTTAATTTGCTTTACCTTAGGGGGGGGGTATGGGCAGATCTTGATATGATTTGTTTAAATCATATAGATTTAAATCAAGAATATATTTTTTCTCAAGAAGTTGATGAAGATGAAACAAAAGCTAGGATAACTACTTCATTTTTAAAATTTCCTAAAGGAAGTAAATTTGGGAAAAACTTAATTGATGAAGCTAAAAAAATTATAAATCATAAAAAGTGTATCAAATGGGGACTTATAGGACCTAATTTTTTAGCTAAAGAAGTACAAAAATATGATTTTGAAGAATTTATTTGGGATTATAAAAAAACTTGTCAAATATCGTGGTGTAAAGCCAAAGATTTTGTAAAAAAATCAGAATTTGACACGAGTCAAGCTTTTTTACATTTGTATTCTGAAATGTGGAAGTTTTTTAAGTTAAATAAAAATTGTTTTTATGAGAATAGTATTTATGGTAAATTGCTTAAAAAGCATGAAATTAAAGATTTGACAATAAAATTAGGTTTGGTATTTTCATTTAAAGATAAATATTGTAAAATCTTTTTTATTTTTTATTCTCTTAAAGGATATATAAAAAATCTTAAAAGAATTTTTATTAAAAAATAA
- a CDS encoding glycosyltransferase, which translates to MKILIIDIDITLIGGVAKVVSNLANLLSKKHQVDILSMYKQNELFFKLDKKINLYFFNQKGYKHINKNTYKKYKYNIILYLVFKFIFKHKYYCEKIKIYFQNQKIKQIISQYDIVINNNYFLFNTIKIKNVNLIQIMHGNFIYYSKDLLKKLHFFDHLVILSDKQIDKWKKYHKNIHVIPNFIPFISQKESNYKQKNILSIGRMVCNDEKGFLRLIEIWKLIHKKYQDWTLTLVGEGELKYLIQEKIKENHLKNIILKPFTKEIEQEYLNASIYLMCSYYEGFPMVLIEASSYALPLLAFDIHTGPKDIIEDQKSGFLIQDGNLKDFAQKLCILMDNENLRKTMGKKAKEKIKKEFSKEVIMQKWEKLFTS; encoded by the coding sequence TTGAAAATTTTAATTATAGATATTGATATAACCCTTATAGGTGGGGTAGCTAAAGTGGTAAGCAATTTAGCCAATTTATTATCAAAAAAACATCAAGTTGATATATTAAGCATGTACAAACAAAATGAATTATTTTTTAAACTTGATAAAAAAATTAATCTTTATTTTTTCAATCAAAAAGGATATAAGCATATAAATAAAAATACGTATAAAAAATATAAATATAACATTATATTATATCTAGTATTTAAATTCATATTTAAGCATAAATACTATTGTGAAAAAATCAAAATATATTTTCAAAATCAAAAAATCAAACAAATCATTTCACAATATGATATTGTTATTAACAATAATTATTTTTTATTCAATACAATCAAAATCAAAAATGTTAATTTAATTCAAATTATGCATGGAAATTTTATATATTATTCAAAAGATTTATTAAAAAAATTACATTTTTTTGATCACTTAGTAATACTTTCTGATAAACAAATTGATAAATGGAAAAAATATCATAAAAACATACATGTAATACCTAATTTTATCCCTTTTATATCTCAAAAAGAAAGTAATTATAAACAAAAAAATATCCTAAGCATAGGAAGAATGGTTTGTAATGATGAAAAAGGTTTTTTAAGACTTATTGAAATTTGGAAATTGATACATAAAAAATATCAAGATTGGACCTTAACTCTAGTAGGAGAAGGAGAATTAAAATATTTAATTCAAGAAAAAATCAAAGAAAATCATCTTAAAAATATTATTTTAAAACCATTTACTAAAGAAATAGAACAAGAGTATTTAAACGCTAGTATTTATCTTATGTGTAGTTATTATGAAGGCTTTCCCATGGTTTTAATAGAGGCTAGCTCCTATGCCCTTCCTTTACTTGCCTTTGATATACATACAGGTCCAAAAGATATCATAGAAGATCAAAAAAGTGGATTTTTAATTCAAGATGGAAATTTAAAAGATTTTGCTCAAAAATTATGCATCTTAATGGACAATGAAAATTTAAGAAAAACCATGGGAAAAAAAGCTAAAGAAAAAATAAAAAAAGAATTTAGCAAAGAAGTAATCATGCAAAAATGGGAAAAACTCTTTACAAGTTAA
- a CDS encoding glycosyltransferase family 2 protein, with product MPRISIILPTYNVEKYIARALHTCINQTFKDIEIIVVDDCGEDKSIAIAKEYAKQDSRIKIIHNHENLKLLRARYEGVKAASSPYIMFLDPDDYLELDACETCIKILNDEDELDFIWFDFIYDTGKNLKKDNFLEDKYLSIVEYCEYILTQKDISYWNLCSKIIKTDVYKKAFLCIENLNIKLNMAEDALIYFFIVLNSKIVVTSSKFIYFYFKNSQSYVNTNDILKIEESLDDEKKVIMILSSFLKSNRCLNKHIIAFLKIMIMQLKINKLSREVKQYKLKYCYILYKYKKIINSICSKYYFINKFFITKHIL from the coding sequence GTGCCACGTATCTCAATTATACTTCCAACTTATAATGTAGAAAAATATATAGCTAGAGCTTTACATACTTGTATAAATCAAACCTTTAAAGATATAGAAATTATTGTGGTTGATGATTGTGGAGAAGATAAAAGTATAGCTATAGCTAAAGAATATGCTAAACAAGATTCTAGGATTAAAATTATTCACAATCATGAAAATTTAAAACTTTTAAGAGCAAGATATGAAGGAGTAAAAGCAGCTAGTTCCCCTTATATTATGTTTTTAGATCCTGATGATTATTTAGAGCTTGATGCTTGTGAGACTTGTATAAAGATTTTAAATGATGAAGATGAGCTAGATTTTATATGGTTTGATTTTATATATGATACGGGTAAAAATCTTAAAAAAGATAATTTTTTAGAAGATAAATATTTATCTATTGTTGAGTATTGTGAATATATTTTAACTCAAAAAGATATTTCTTATTGGAATCTTTGTTCAAAAATCATTAAAACTGATGTTTATAAAAAAGCTTTTTTATGTATTGAAAATTTAAATATAAAATTAAATATGGCAGAAGATGCTTTAATCTATTTTTTTATAGTTTTAAATTCTAAAATCGTGGTTACTAGTTCAAAATTTATATATTTTTATTTTAAAAATTCTCAAAGTTATGTGAATACAAATGATATATTAAAAATTGAAGAAAGTTTAGATGATGAGAAAAAAGTTATTATGATTTTATCATCATTTTTAAAATCAAATCGATGTTTAAATAAACATATCATAGCATTTTTAAAAATTATGATCATGCAATTAAAAATTAATAAATTAAGCAGAGAGGTAAAGCAATATAAATTAAAGTATTGTTATATTTTATATAAGTATAAAAAAATTATTAATTCAATTTGCTCAAAATATTATTTTATAAATAAATTTTTTATTACAAAGCATATCCTATGA
- a CDS encoding glycosyltransferase family 8 protein, with protein sequence MYHIVFSADENYIKYTAVLITSIVLNTKQNSNCKDEKYFFHILSNLVSNSTQKKLLKLQNNLNKIFSCEIVIHIYDDHDFAKFPFSGAAHNSKIPYYRLKLSSIFDNSVKKCLYLDSDMLCMCDIRELFAIDLKDKIIGAVGDIGSKKSKIKYIKDNKKMIFKFNENYFNSGLLLINLEEYKKQNIEKKCENLASKCYYIKAADQDLLNATIQSQYLVKLDFSYNFSVIAFCYVVCKDENKYKLNYTRDEFNQSIKNPKILHYGEKPWKYLKSYFDYNGKNINDYWWDIAYKTPIFNKELLENKNKIINHLLCAGLGYELLNATLRCNLLKIKFLVKNTSHDQKYIQKAKSIQNDIFGVCCILGVAVLYARAYNKNFFSVYLKALKIIYHFKKYSNL encoded by the coding sequence ATGTATCATATAGTTTTTAGTGCTGATGAAAATTACATAAAATATACTGCTGTTTTAATAACAAGTATAGTTTTAAATACAAAACAAAATTCTAATTGTAAAGATGAGAAATATTTTTTTCATATTTTAAGTAATCTTGTTAGTAATTCTACTCAAAAGAAGCTTTTGAAATTGCAAAATAATTTAAATAAAATTTTTTCATGTGAGATTGTTATTCATATATATGATGATCATGATTTTGCAAAATTTCCATTTTCTGGAGCTGCACATAATTCAAAAATTCCTTATTATAGGCTTAAATTAAGCTCTATTTTTGATAATAGTGTTAAAAAGTGTTTATATTTAGATTCTGATATGCTTTGTATGTGCGATATAAGAGAACTTTTTGCTATAGATTTAAAAGATAAAATTATAGGTGCTGTGGGGGATATTGGATCTAAGAAAAGTAAAATAAAATATATAAAAGATAATAAAAAAATGATTTTTAAATTTAATGAAAATTATTTTAATTCTGGTCTTTTACTTATAAATTTAGAAGAATATAAAAAACAAAATATAGAGAAAAAATGTGAAAATTTAGCTAGTAAGTGTTATTATATAAAAGCTGCTGATCAAGATCTTTTAAATGCTACTATACAATCTCAGTATCTTGTAAAATTAGATTTTTCTTATAATTTTAGTGTTATTGCCTTTTGTTATGTTGTTTGCAAAGATGAAAATAAATACAAATTAAATTATACAAGAGATGAATTTAATCAAAGTATAAAAAATCCTAAAATACTTCATTATGGAGAAAAACCTTGGAAATATTTAAAATCTTATTTTGATTATAATGGTAAAAATATAAATGATTATTGGTGGGATATTGCTTATAAAACACCTATTTTTAATAAAGAATTATTAGAAAATAAAAATAAAATAATAAATCATTTATTATGTGCTGGTTTAGGTTATGAACTTTTAAATGCAACTTTGCGTTGTAATTTATTAAAGATTAAATTTTTAGTCAAAAATACATCTCATGATCAAAAATATATACAAAAAGCAAAAAGTATACAAAATGATATTTTCGGAGTTTGTTGTATACTAGGAGTTGCAGTTTTATATGCTAGAGCTTATAATAAAAATTTTTTTAGTGTTTATTTGAAAGCTTTAAAGATTATTTATCATTTTAAAAAGTATTCAAATTTGTAA